A single genomic interval of Paenibacillus macerans harbors:
- a CDS encoding carbohydrate ABC transporter permease produces MQKSIQKYFALFALPTILAFTVMFIIPFLLGIYLSFTEFTTVTDAKWAGLSNYVKAFSNQDFLNALWFTVRFTVVAVISVNVFAFLLALLLTRGKKGTNLFRTVFFMPNLIGGIVLGYIWQLILNGILYKFEVTLTSSATYGFWGLVILMNWQLIGYMMIIYIAGIQNVSKEVIEAAKIDGCTRFGILKNVTIPLVMPSITICLFLTLSNSFKLFDQNLALTAGAPSKQTSMLALDIYNTFYGSVGWEGVGQAKAVVFFVLVALIALVQLLATRSKEVEN; encoded by the coding sequence ATGCAAAAATCGATACAAAAATACTTCGCCCTTTTTGCATTACCGACGATACTGGCTTTTACCGTCATGTTTATCATTCCGTTTCTGCTCGGCATCTATTTGTCGTTCACGGAGTTTACGACCGTAACCGACGCCAAATGGGCCGGCCTTAGCAATTATGTCAAAGCTTTTTCGAATCAGGATTTTCTCAATGCGCTTTGGTTTACGGTTCGCTTTACCGTCGTGGCCGTCATTAGCGTGAATGTGTTCGCCTTTCTCCTGGCGCTGCTGCTCACCCGGGGGAAGAAGGGCACCAACCTGTTCCGCACCGTTTTTTTCATGCCGAACCTGATTGGCGGCATCGTCTTGGGCTACATCTGGCAGCTCATTTTGAACGGGATTTTGTACAAGTTTGAAGTTACTTTGACCTCCAGTGCAACGTACGGGTTCTGGGGGCTTGTGATTCTGATGAATTGGCAATTAATCGGGTACATGATGATCATTTATATCGCCGGCATTCAAAACGTGTCCAAAGAAGTAATTGAAGCGGCCAAAATCGACGGATGCACCCGTTTCGGCATATTGAAGAACGTCACCATCCCGCTGGTGATGCCGTCCATCACCATCTGCTTGTTCCTGACGCTGTCGAATTCGTTTAAGCTGTTTGACCAGAACCTCGCTTTGACCGCAGGGGCGCCTTCCAAGCAAACCTCGATGCTGGCGCTCGATATTTACAACACCTTCTACGGCAGCGTCGGCTGGGAAGGGGTCGGCCAGGCGAAAGCGGTCGTATTTTTCGTGCTTGTCGCTTTGATCGCCCTGGTGCAATTGCTGGCTACGAGAAGCAAGGAGGTTGAAAACTGA
- a CDS encoding DUF350 domain-containing protein, translating to MTVVINIVVSVIAMILLQLVGMVIFNWMTPYRDMDELKKGNVAVALALGGKFLGTAIILGVAAYTNTSIWHMMLWFAVGYVCLIASYWIFELVTPGFKISDQLKKGNVAVGTLLCLVFIGMAFAVSSLII from the coding sequence TTGACGGTAGTCATTAATATTGTCGTGAGCGTGATCGCCATGATTTTGCTCCAGCTGGTGGGGATGGTCATTTTTAATTGGATGACACCGTATCGCGACATGGATGAGCTGAAAAAGGGAAATGTGGCCGTGGCCTTGGCGCTGGGCGGCAAATTTTTGGGCACGGCGATCATTCTCGGGGTGGCGGCTTATACGAACACTTCGATTTGGCACATGATGTTATGGTTTGCCGTGGGGTATGTGTGCCTGATCGCTTCGTATTGGATTTTTGAATTGGTGACGCCCGGGTTTAAAATCTCCGATCAGCTCAAGAAGGGCAACGTCGCCGTCGGCACCTTGCTTTGCCTGGTGTTCATCGGTATGGCTTTTGCCGTAAGCAGCCTGATTATTTAA
- a CDS encoding sigma-54 interaction domain-containing protein has product MFNVERERLIRRDFVELKPEEKVSALLAALRQGKMVVTAAGDGGVCLFAPRDASLLEEVTGRIGEYLAAHGAAFAAVVVHEVELSVSGPLHELIVKLSEAGGRTAIVVADEKGRPIGYCPFGEMLRAVGETGRQTEAYFRTLLETVSDAVTVVDRNGTVVGWNAVAEEVYGIAKEDIAGRTIGEHFDPEALVVLKILDEGRRLQGAYHRPRPDTHVLINASPILADGGEIIGGVATEQDITHLVKLNDELGAAQSRLLTHKMGDRDPFALLHARGESMGKVVKIAKKFAETDSPVLFIGETGAGKEQLAKVIHRASRRSEGPFLSVNCGAIPVGLAEAELFGYQGGAFSGRPSGQAGKLEAADGGALFLNEIDRLSPDVQDKLCRFMKSRMVARIGGGEETPVSTRIFAATAQDLERLVQEGKFRADLYYALNVVSLKVPPLRERKEDLSTLIQTYLRTFSLQYQKPVPVVAPEVMLAFMNYDWPGNQTELRAVMERCVILSENDRITLEHLPEALQQRQAQLELDGEGFGGETRSASGRVMGARSISGQAGGQGMEESGGAGFEPPSRMLKPRITPEEEIELMKEALERAAGNKSNAAKLLGISRGTLYKKIRDYNLV; this is encoded by the coding sequence ATGTTCAATGTTGAACGGGAGCGGCTGATTCGCCGGGATTTCGTAGAACTGAAGCCGGAAGAAAAAGTTTCTGCACTGCTGGCGGCGCTTCGGCAGGGCAAGATGGTCGTTACGGCGGCGGGGGACGGGGGAGTGTGCCTGTTTGCCCCCCGCGACGCCAGCTTGCTTGAGGAGGTGACGGGCCGCATCGGCGAGTATTTGGCTGCGCATGGCGCGGCTTTTGCGGCGGTTGTTGTCCACGAGGTGGAGTTGAGCGTGAGCGGCCCGCTGCATGAGCTGATCGTCAAGCTGTCTGAAGCCGGCGGCCGGACGGCCATCGTTGTCGCGGACGAGAAGGGGCGGCCGATCGGATACTGCCCGTTTGGCGAGATGCTGCGGGCGGTGGGGGAGACCGGGCGGCAGACAGAGGCTTATTTCCGGACGCTGCTGGAGACGGTTAGCGACGCCGTGACGGTCGTGGACCGGAACGGGACGGTGGTCGGCTGGAATGCGGTGGCCGAAGAAGTATATGGGATTGCCAAGGAGGACATTGCCGGGCGAACGATCGGGGAGCATTTCGATCCGGAGGCGCTGGTCGTGCTGAAGATTCTGGACGAAGGCCGGCGGCTGCAGGGAGCGTATCACCGTCCGCGGCCGGACACTCACGTCCTGATCAATGCTTCGCCGATCCTAGCGGATGGCGGCGAAATCATCGGCGGGGTAGCGACCGAGCAGGACATCACGCATCTCGTCAAGCTGAACGACGAGCTGGGGGCCGCGCAATCGCGCCTGCTGACCCACAAAATGGGCGACCGGGATCCGTTTGCGCTGCTGCACGCCCGCGGCGAAAGCATGGGCAAGGTGGTGAAAATCGCCAAAAAATTCGCCGAAACCGATTCGCCCGTGCTGTTCATCGGCGAAACCGGCGCGGGCAAAGAACAGTTGGCGAAGGTGATTCACCGGGCCAGCCGCCGGAGCGAGGGGCCGTTTCTGTCGGTCAATTGCGGCGCCATCCCCGTAGGGCTGGCCGAGGCGGAGCTGTTCGGCTATCAGGGGGGCGCTTTTTCCGGCAGGCCGTCCGGTCAGGCCGGAAAGCTGGAAGCGGCCGACGGGGGGGCGCTGTTTTTGAACGAAATCGACCGCCTCTCGCCGGATGTTCAGGATAAGCTGTGCCGGTTCATGAAAAGCCGTATGGTTGCACGGATCGGCGGCGGTGAGGAGACGCCCGTATCCACGCGGATTTTCGCGGCCACGGCGCAGGATCTGGAGCGGCTGGTGCAGGAAGGGAAATTCCGGGCGGACTTGTACTACGCCTTGAACGTTGTTTCGCTAAAGGTGCCGCCGCTCAGGGAACGCAAGGAGGATCTGTCCACTTTGATCCAGACGTATTTGCGCACCTTTTCGCTGCAATATCAAAAGCCGGTGCCGGTGGTGGCCCCGGAAGTGATGCTGGCTTTTATGAATTACGACTGGCCGGGCAACCAGACCGAGCTGCGGGCGGTGATGGAGCGCTGCGTCATTTTGAGCGAAAACGACCGGATTACGCTTGAGCATCTGCCCGAGGCGCTGCAGCAGCGGCAGGCTCAGTTGGAGCTTGACGGCGAAGGCTTTGGCGGGGAGACTCGCTCCGCTTCCGGCCGGGTCATGGGGGCTCGCTCCATTTCCGGTCAGGCCGGAGGGCAAGGAATGGAGGAGTCGGGAGGAGCAGGCTTTGAACCTCCGTCCAGAATGCTGAAGCCCCGGATTACGCCCGAGGAAGAAATCGAGCTGATGAAGGAGGCGCTGGAGCGCGCTGCCGGGAACAAAAGCAATGCCGCCAAGCTGCTTGGCATCTCCCGCGGAACCTTGTACAAAAAAATCAGGGACTACAATTTGGTTTAA
- a CDS encoding ABC transporter substrate-binding protein produces the protein MKVGKLWSLVLALTLFAGLAAGCGGGSGQAGNGGDGNSGKAEEIYFLNFKPEIAAIYEKIAKDYEAETGVKVKVVTAAAGTYETTLKSEIAKSEAPTIFQINGPVGYQNWKDYALDLKDTKLYSYLSDQSLAVTNDGGVYGIPYVVEGYGIIYNNAIMQKYFALPDKAVSISSMEEVNNFDTLKAVVEDMTAKADKLGIKGVFSSTSLASGEQWRWQTHLANYPFFYEFKEDTAFDNPILAGMSKTEVEFKYNSNFKNLFDLYINNSVTKPTMLGSKSVTDSMAEFALGQSAMVQNGNWAWAQINEVDGNVVKAEDIKFLPIYTGMSGEESQGLAVGTENYLAVNSKVSPEKQQASIAFLEWLFSSDKGKAYVTNELGFIAPFNTFKDNEKPADPLAKEVSDWMNKDGITSVPWAFAAFPSEEFKNVFGDALLQYAQGNKTWDDVVTTVKDSWKAERAK, from the coding sequence ATGAAGGTCGGAAAACTGTGGAGTCTTGTGCTGGCTTTGACTTTGTTCGCCGGATTGGCGGCCGGCTGCGGGGGCGGAAGCGGCCAAGCGGGCAACGGCGGAGACGGAAATTCGGGGAAAGCGGAAGAAATCTATTTCCTCAACTTTAAGCCGGAGATCGCCGCGATTTACGAGAAAATCGCCAAAGATTACGAGGCGGAAACCGGCGTGAAGGTGAAAGTGGTGACGGCCGCCGCCGGCACTTACGAAACGACGCTGAAATCGGAGATCGCCAAGTCGGAAGCGCCGACGATTTTCCAAATCAACGGCCCCGTCGGCTATCAAAACTGGAAGGACTACGCCCTGGATTTGAAGGATACGAAGCTGTACAGCTATCTGTCCGACCAAAGTCTGGCCGTCACGAACGATGGGGGCGTTTACGGGATTCCTTATGTCGTGGAGGGCTACGGCATTATTTACAACAATGCCATTATGCAGAAGTATTTTGCATTGCCGGACAAAGCCGTTTCGATTTCGTCAATGGAGGAAGTGAACAACTTCGATACGTTGAAAGCGGTTGTAGAAGATATGACGGCAAAGGCGGACAAGCTCGGCATCAAAGGCGTATTCTCCTCGACCTCCCTCGCTTCCGGCGAGCAGTGGAGATGGCAGACTCACCTGGCCAACTACCCATTCTTCTATGAGTTTAAAGAGGATACGGCTTTCGACAACCCGATTTTGGCGGGGATGTCCAAAACGGAAGTGGAATTCAAATACAATTCAAACTTCAAGAACTTGTTCGACCTGTACATCAACAACTCGGTGACGAAACCGACGATGCTTGGAAGCAAATCGGTCACCGATTCCATGGCCGAGTTCGCTTTGGGCCAATCCGCCATGGTGCAAAACGGCAACTGGGCCTGGGCGCAGATCAACGAAGTTGACGGCAACGTCGTGAAGGCGGAAGACATCAAGTTCCTGCCGATCTACACCGGGATGTCCGGGGAAGAAAGCCAGGGTCTGGCCGTCGGTACGGAAAACTATTTGGCGGTCAACAGCAAAGTGTCGCCCGAGAAGCAGCAGGCTTCGATCGCGTTCTTGGAATGGCTGTTCTCCAGCGATAAAGGCAAAGCGTACGTTACGAATGAGCTAGGGTTCATCGCGCCGTTCAATACGTTCAAAGACAACGAAAAACCGGCGGATCCGCTGGCGAAGGAAGTGTCCGACTGGATGAACAAAGACGGCATTACCTCGGTGCCGTGGGCTTTTGCGGCCTTCCCGAGCGAAGAGTTCAAAAACGTATTCGGCGATGCGCTGCTGCAATACGCGCAGGGCAACAAAACGTGGGATGACGTTGTGACGACCGTGAAGGACTCCTGGAAAGCCGAAAGAGCCAAATAG
- a CDS encoding potassium channel protein — MHFLLRITARLMRLRKTSLAILIVLFVTLSATIAYGLEPATFGTWFNALYWVLTTMATVGYGDFFAETVPGKVFTIFLYIFGIGLLSLVIGKVIDSIGSLQRQRGAGALSFRGENHIILINWSKKAQAAVEEILSYSPGNRIVLVDEIGQHPLAHMHQVHFVSGDPAADETLLKAGIGKAKAAIIFADARIDEFSLIDGKSLLIASSIERLAPHIHTTVEITQEKNIQNFRHVQVNEFVLSHDAISRLAVRSALQAGNSELIRQLLSRQHGDDIYEVRAKAEWKTYREAFDDLLSQGATLLADRGDLGINRKLDQPIPAEARLYIVSDEATYRRISGA, encoded by the coding sequence GTGCATTTTTTGCTTAGAATCACGGCGCGATTGATGCGTTTGCGCAAAACCTCCCTGGCAATCTTGATCGTCCTGTTTGTCACCTTGAGCGCGACGATCGCTTACGGTCTGGAGCCGGCTACGTTCGGGACCTGGTTCAATGCGCTGTATTGGGTGCTGACAACGATGGCCACCGTGGGCTACGGGGACTTTTTTGCCGAAACGGTGCCGGGGAAAGTGTTTACGATCTTTTTGTACATTTTCGGGATCGGGCTGCTCAGTTTGGTGATCGGCAAAGTGATCGATTCCATAGGAAGCCTTCAGCGGCAGAGAGGGGCGGGAGCTTTGAGCTTTCGGGGCGAAAATCATATCATTCTGATCAACTGGAGCAAAAAAGCGCAAGCGGCGGTGGAGGAAATTTTGAGTTATTCCCCCGGCAACCGGATTGTGCTGGTCGATGAGATCGGCCAGCACCCGCTGGCGCATATGCATCAGGTTCATTTCGTGAGCGGCGACCCGGCCGCGGACGAAACGCTGCTCAAGGCGGGCATCGGCAAGGCCAAAGCGGCGATTATTTTCGCTGATGCGCGGATTGACGAATTTTCGCTGATCGACGGCAAGTCGCTGCTGATCGCCTCCAGCATTGAGCGCCTGGCTCCGCACATACATACAACTGTTGAGATCACGCAGGAGAAAAATATCCAGAACTTCCGCCATGTTCAAGTAAACGAGTTTGTCCTTTCCCATGACGCCATCTCCAGGCTGGCGGTTCGTTCCGCGCTGCAGGCAGGGAATTCGGAGTTGATACGTCAACTTCTCAGCCGCCAGCATGGCGACGACATTTACGAAGTCCGGGCGAAAGCCGAGTGGAAAACGTACCGCGAAGCGTTTGATGATCTGCTGAGTCAAGGGGCCACGCTGCTGGCGGACCGCGGGGATCTCGGCATCAACCGCAAGCTCGACCAGCCGATTCCGGCGGAGGCCCGGCTATACATCGTGTCTGATGAGGCGACTTACCGCCGGATTAGCGGAGCTTAG
- the pruA gene encoding L-glutamate gamma-semialdehyde dehydrogenase — MNKTAKPAVFRNEPFTDFSQEPGKRAMQEAIAKVKSELGREYPLRIGGELIFTEDKICSFNPGQTGETIGWVSKADRVLAEKAMQTALETFESWKKTAAQTRAEILLKAAAIMQERKHEFSALMVLEAGKNYAEADADTAEAIDFLNFYAREMIRLSEINETMPLTPVAGEENRLTYIPLGVGVIIPPWNFPLAICAGMTSAAIVAGNTVLLKPASNTSVIAAKFAALMEEAGLPAGVLNFVPGSGAEVGDYLTTHPQTRFISFTGSKEVGLHINKLAAGVAPGQLWIKRVVAEMGGKDGIVVDETADLDAAAQAIVTSAFGYQGQKCSAGSRAFIVEAVYDEVVKKVVELTRRLTIGLPEHNFPIGPVIDESSYRKVLKYIQIGKQEGELLTGGRQAEVTGAQGFYIEPAVFAGVSGKARIMQEEIFGPVLAIGKAQDWREAVRLFNDTEFGLTGAFFSRDEDRISEALETMHCGNLYVNRKCTGALVGGHPFGGFNMSGTDSKAGGYDYLLLFTQAKLTSRKK; from the coding sequence ATGAACAAAACGGCAAAACCCGCTGTATTCCGCAACGAGCCTTTTACCGATTTCAGCCAGGAGCCCGGCAAGCGGGCCATGCAGGAGGCGATCGCCAAGGTCAAGTCCGAGCTGGGGCGCGAATATCCGCTGCGAATCGGCGGCGAGCTTATTTTTACGGAAGACAAGATCTGTTCCTTCAACCCGGGGCAAACCGGCGAAACAATCGGATGGGTAAGCAAAGCCGACCGTGTACTTGCCGAAAAGGCAATGCAGACGGCGCTGGAGACGTTTGAGTCGTGGAAAAAAACAGCGGCGCAAACGCGCGCGGAAATTCTGCTGAAAGCCGCCGCCATCATGCAGGAGCGCAAGCACGAGTTCTCCGCCCTGATGGTCCTCGAGGCCGGCAAAAACTACGCCGAAGCCGATGCCGACACGGCGGAAGCGATCGATTTCCTGAATTTTTACGCGCGGGAAATGATCCGGCTGAGCGAAATCAACGAGACGATGCCGCTCACCCCGGTGGCCGGCGAAGAGAACCGTCTGACGTATATTCCGCTTGGTGTCGGCGTCATTATCCCGCCCTGGAACTTTCCGCTGGCGATCTGCGCCGGCATGACCTCGGCGGCCATCGTCGCCGGCAACACCGTCCTGCTGAAGCCCGCTTCCAACACATCGGTGATCGCCGCCAAGTTCGCCGCTTTAATGGAAGAAGCAGGCCTGCCGGCCGGGGTGCTCAACTTTGTTCCGGGCAGCGGCGCGGAGGTGGGCGATTACTTGACAACGCACCCCCAAACCCGGTTTATCAGCTTCACCGGCTCAAAGGAAGTGGGCCTGCACATCAACAAGCTGGCGGCCGGCGTCGCCCCGGGGCAGCTCTGGATCAAGCGGGTCGTGGCGGAAATGGGCGGCAAAGACGGCATCGTGGTGGACGAAACCGCCGACCTGGACGCGGCCGCCCAGGCGATCGTCACCTCGGCGTTCGGCTACCAGGGGCAAAAATGCTCCGCCGGATCCCGGGCTTTTATCGTGGAGGCGGTGTATGACGAGGTCGTGAAAAAAGTGGTGGAGTTGACCCGGCGGCTGACGATCGGACTGCCTGAGCACAATTTCCCCATCGGCCCGGTGATCGACGAAAGCTCTTACCGCAAGGTGCTGAAGTACATCCAGATCGGCAAACAAGAGGGCGAGCTGCTGACTGGGGGCCGTCAAGCCGAAGTGACCGGCGCGCAAGGGTTTTATATCGAGCCGGCGGTTTTTGCCGGCGTGAGCGGTAAGGCCCGGATCATGCAGGAGGAGATTTTCGGGCCGGTGCTGGCGATCGGCAAAGCGCAGGATTGGCGGGAAGCGGTCCGGCTGTTCAATGACACCGAGTTCGGTTTGACGGGAGCTTTTTTCTCACGGGATGAAGATCGGATCTCCGAAGCGCTGGAAACGATGCATTGCGGCAATCTTTACGT
- a CDS encoding copper amine oxidase N-terminal domain-containing protein gives MGIQRGVTPKWDVSTRSVIAEKGETKIVLNSVSGSATVNGKAIVSEQRPVFAGNDSVYVPLRLILETLGAKVEWFADDYTVRIAF, from the coding sequence TTGGGGATCCAACGGGGTGTTACCCCGAAATGGGATGTCTCGACCAGATCGGTCATTGCGGAGAAGGGCGAAACGAAGATCGTTCTGAATTCGGTGTCCGGGTCCGCCACCGTCAACGGGAAGGCTATTGTCTCGGAGCAAAGGCCGGTCTTCGCGGGGAACGATAGCGTATATGTGCCGCTGCGTTTGATTTTGGAAACGCTGGGAGCCAAAGTCGAATGGTTTGCGGACGACTATACCGTGCGGATCGCTTTCTAA
- a CDS encoding proline dehydrogenase family protein produces the protein MDALMRTLFLALAQNRSVSKLARRYGLRFGASRFVAGETLEQAIETVRRLNGSGREATLDHLGEFVSNEAEASRSTEMCLRTLDAIAASGVRANLSLKLTSLGLGISEELCMRNMTDILERARIHGLFVRIDMEDHAQCEKTIAIYRRLRREFDHVGIVIQAYLYRSVQDLADLKELKPNLRLVKGAYKEPPEVAYPNKPDVDENFKRLISTHLKNGNYTAIATHDPQIIGFTKQLVKQLNIPLNQFEFQMLYGIREELQLQLAREGYKVRIYVPFGRDWFGYFMRRLAERPANVWFVLKNLFK, from the coding sequence ATGGATGCGTTAATGAGAACGCTGTTTTTGGCCTTGGCCCAAAACCGGTCCGTGAGCAAACTGGCCCGCCGATACGGCCTCCGTTTCGGGGCTAGCCGGTTCGTCGCCGGGGAAACGCTTGAGCAGGCCATCGAAACCGTACGCCGATTAAACGGCTCCGGACGGGAAGCGACGCTCGACCACCTGGGCGAATTCGTTTCGAACGAAGCGGAAGCCAGCCGCTCCACCGAGATGTGCCTGAGAACGCTCGACGCGATCGCAGCCTCCGGGGTACGGGCCAATCTGTCGCTGAAGTTGACTTCGCTTGGCCTCGGCATCAGCGAGGAGCTGTGCATGCGCAACATGACGGACATCCTGGAGCGCGCCCGCATCCACGGTTTGTTCGTCCGCATCGACATGGAGGATCATGCGCAGTGCGAAAAAACGATCGCCATCTACAGACGCCTCCGCCGGGAATTCGACCATGTCGGCATCGTCATCCAGGCTTATTTGTACCGCTCCGTGCAGGATCTCGCAGACCTCAAAGAACTGAAGCCCAACCTGCGCCTCGTTAAAGGGGCTTACAAAGAGCCGCCCGAAGTGGCTTATCCGAACAAGCCGGACGTCGACGAAAATTTCAAACGCCTCATTTCCACTCACCTCAAGAACGGCAACTATACCGCTATAGCAACACATGACCCGCAAATCATCGGCTTCACCAAACAGCTCGTAAAACAACTGAATATTCCGCTTAACCAATTCGAGTTCCAAATGCTGTACGGGATACGCGAGGAACTTCAGCTGCAGCTCGCCCGCGAAGGCTACAAAGTACGCATCTACGTTCCTTTCGGCCGAGATTGGTTCGGCTACTTCATGCGCCGTCTCGCCGAGCGTCCGGCCAATGTCTGGTTTGTGTTGAAGAACCTTTTTAAATAA
- a CDS encoding carbohydrate ABC transporter permease — MPKTKGRDVLQFAVLFVLAVLFLSPILIVLMNSFKGKFFISDTPFQFPNGQTFVNLKNYTEGVVKTGFFNAFGMSLFITVCSVAVIVLLTAMTAWYITRVKTRFTKLMYYVFVFSMIVPFQMVMFTMTKTANILHLDNPAGIIVIYLGFGAGLSVFLFSGFVKSIPLEIEEADLIDGCNPVQSFFHIVLPILKPIAITVSILNVMWIWNDYLLPMLVIGTEYRTIPIAIQYLKGGYGSIDMGAMMAMLVLAILPIVVFYLLCQKYIIEGVVAGAVKG, encoded by the coding sequence ATGCCAAAAACGAAAGGAAGAGACGTGCTGCAATTTGCCGTCCTGTTCGTTCTCGCCGTGCTGTTTTTATCTCCGATTCTGATCGTGCTGATGAACTCCTTCAAGGGCAAGTTCTTTATTAGCGATACGCCGTTCCAGTTCCCGAACGGTCAAACGTTCGTCAACCTGAAGAACTATACGGAAGGCGTGGTCAAAACCGGCTTTTTCAACGCGTTTGGCATGTCGCTGTTTATCACCGTCTGCTCGGTGGCCGTGATCGTGCTGCTGACGGCGATGACCGCCTGGTATATCACCCGGGTGAAAACGAGATTTACGAAGTTGATGTACTACGTTTTCGTGTTTTCGATGATCGTCCCTTTCCAGATGGTGATGTTCACCATGACCAAAACGGCCAATATCCTGCATTTGGATAACCCTGCCGGGATCATCGTCATCTACCTCGGCTTTGGCGCCGGCTTGTCGGTGTTCCTATTCAGCGGCTTCGTCAAGTCGATCCCGCTGGAAATCGAAGAGGCCGACCTGATCGACGGCTGCAACCCGGTGCAATCTTTTTTCCATATCGTCCTGCCGATTTTGAAGCCGATTGCGATCACCGTCTCGATTCTCAACGTGATGTGGATCTGGAACGACTACCTGCTGCCGATGCTGGTCATCGGGACCGAATACCGGACGATTCCGATCGCGATCCAATATTTGAAGGGCGGCTACGGCTCGATCGATATGGGCGCGATGATGGCGATGCTGGTGCTGGCGATTTTGCCGATCGTCGTGTTTTACCTGCTTTGTCAAAAATACATTATCGAAGGCGTCGTTGCCGGCGCCGTGAAGGGGTAA
- a CDS encoding glutathionylspermidine synthase family protein has translation MNGGTNDGTNGCVFEVIGQPHPDRSERVKRLQELGFTWADIEEEQYWIDQIVLMPKAVYEELEQAASAIWRILDKTVRYVHRRRDLYELIGIPPILWNMLDDLPLPEPGLISRYARFDFAVANDGTIKLLELNADTPTGYVEASIATPWVLEQAGYASPNIRMKELVKEAWALERPDTAACVWYGRHLEDSGTIEALGRHSGLELFYEDCLELWVDEGVLKNKDGRVIERMFALYPKEWMAVDDGGEALSYAIETGRLTLFNSPHSILLQSKGLLAAAWGLYELGLLFDAEEREAIARYVLPTYNKPVFSGSFVSKSMFGREGGSVRMFDAEGRLELEDREGFDSSVLFPSVYQKRAELARIETAEGELHLLTGMFVLNGTPCGLLGRAGGPITGNASHFIALGVR, from the coding sequence ATGAACGGCGGAACGAATGACGGAACGAACGGCTGCGTGTTCGAAGTGATCGGCCAGCCCCATCCGGACCGGAGCGAACGGGTGAAGCGGCTGCAAGAGCTCGGATTTACATGGGCGGATATCGAAGAAGAGCAGTACTGGATCGATCAGATCGTCCTAATGCCCAAGGCTGTTTACGAAGAACTGGAGCAAGCGGCGTCCGCCATCTGGCGCATTTTGGACAAAACCGTACGTTACGTGCATCGCCGCCGCGATTTGTATGAGCTGATCGGAATTCCGCCGATCCTGTGGAACATGCTCGATGATCTGCCGCTGCCGGAGCCGGGGCTCATCAGCCGTTACGCGCGGTTTGATTTCGCCGTGGCGAACGACGGCACCATCAAGCTGCTGGAGCTGAACGCCGATACGCCCACGGGATACGTAGAAGCCTCGATCGCCACGCCGTGGGTGCTGGAGCAGGCCGGGTACGCTTCGCCCAACATACGGATGAAAGAGCTGGTTAAGGAAGCTTGGGCGCTCGAACGCCCGGACACCGCAGCTTGTGTATGGTACGGCCGCCATCTTGAGGACTCGGGGACAATCGAAGCGTTGGGCAGACACAGCGGGCTGGAGCTTTTTTACGAGGATTGCCTGGAGCTTTGGGTGGATGAAGGCGTTCTGAAAAACAAAGACGGTCGCGTGATTGAACGGATGTTCGCCCTGTATCCCAAAGAGTGGATGGCGGTAGACGATGGGGGCGAAGCGCTGAGCTACGCGATCGAAACCGGACGGTTGACCCTGTTTAATTCGCCGCACAGCATTTTGCTGCAGTCCAAAGGCTTGCTCGCCGCGGCTTGGGGGCTGTATGAGTTGGGTCTGCTGTTCGACGCGGAAGAACGCGAGGCGATCGCCCGCTATGTCCTGCCGACTTACAATAAACCGGTCTTTTCGGGCAGCTTCGTGTCCAAATCAATGTTTGGGCGTGAGGGCGGTTCCGTGCGCATGTTTGATGCGGAAGGGCGGCTCGAGCTGGAGGATCGGGAAGGCTTCGACAGCAGCGTGCTGTTCCCCTCGGTGTATCAAAAAAGAGCGGAGCTGGCGCGCATCGAAACGGCGGAAGGCGAACTCCATTTGTTGACCGGCATGTTCGTTTTGAACGGAACGCCCTGCGGTTTGCTTGGCCGGGCCGGCGGGCCGATTACCGGCAACGCCAGTCATTTTATTGCGTTGGGAGTGAGATAA